AAAATAATTCTGTGTATTAGATCACTTTACATAACCTGCTCCCTGCGACCAATGATAAACTTAATTCCCCGATCACTGACCATCTATTAGAACAAGGTCACTCAAATAGAGAGCAGAATATTTACCATTGCTTGGAACCTATTGGGCTAACTACTAATCCCTTACTTTGTAATTAGGTTTTCCAGAGAAGGATGGATGGGTCGGTGGATTTTTTCCGAGATTGGAATTCTTACAAGCGAGGGTTTGGCCACCAGGCCAGCGAGTTCTGGTTGGGGAACGATCATATTCACCAACTTACGTCCACAGGTAATATTCATGTTTCCTACTGCAATACCCCACTGTGGTTCTGTGCACGGTCCCCACCTGTTCACTACCAagtacttttttttccttaaaaaatATAGCATAACATGTATCAGAAACCTGAGATGAATAGTTAGCACACTGGCGTAGTTAGAATAATTAATTCAATAGTATGCGTTATTTCTCTCTATGGACAAACAGTGATAGGCTGTGAGCGTCAACTTACTCCATCAGCTTCTTAGCTGCAGCCCAGCTAAAGCTCCCTTGTGCTCCATGCTGATAGTTAGGAAGCTGGGAGACAGAGGGACTTGGTGTCAGTACCCCAAATTTGGGTTTAGACCATCCACAGGGCCCACCcttgagtccacccacaaggatgcgtgaagagagagagagagagagagagagagagagagagagagagagagagagagagaaagagagagagagagagagactgtgtttttttaaatatgatttcatgaattaacatttgttttactttttaaattaacCCATGTGTAAAAGGGAACTCAGAGGCGATGGGATATTGATatccaaaaaaatgtaattagggatttgtgacattttaaaatacCAGCTAATTTGCAGAATTGttccaaggtgttttttttaaacctaaataTTCCAAATCAGCCTTTGATACCCAATTTCAATGTTTAGAAAATATCCATAAATCTAATTCCAGATTCCGTGTCACTTTCCTTCCTCCTCCTGGCAGACACCCAAACAGATACATAAACACAAACCTCGACCGTGTCCGTCAGTATGTGATTGTGCATCGTGCTTTATTTCATGTTTATCTTCTATGGATTGTTTATAAACCATGTTGTTTTGCCCAGCGCTGCACGTCATAAATAATAATTCACTTTTCTGATAGGAACATACGACCTCCGCTTCGATTTCATGGATTTTGAAAACAACAGAACTTACGCCACATACAGCAACTTCAAAATCACAGGGGAGAATCTGAATTACACTCTGAGTTTGGGGTCATTCATTGGAGGGACCGCAGGTATGACAGACACAGGCTGACTGTGTATTGTGACCCTCCGTTGTccaaatatttaaagagacactgtcgCCATTAGGGGATTTTGCCAAGTTCGCAATTTCCCCGATTGTGACATCTCCGCTGGGGGTCCGGTGGCTCTGGAGGTAGGTAAGCGTGAGCGTACGTACCTGAAACTCTCTCTCGTGGGTGCTGCCATCGTTCTTATACTGTTCTTCTTCATTTCCTGACTCTGTAGAATCAGGTGCCGACGTCACTGCTCTCACAGCACTGCAGCTAaggaggatcctgcaagaccTCGGGATCCTTCATTGACACagtcaattccctgcagccatcactggagAGGCTGTCGGGATTGACTTTTAGACTCCGCTTtgagcctaaaaaaaaaaaagttagatgtAGGAAATACAAAGAGACCAATAAGTCCTTATTTTGTCtcggtatatctcttgactggattggaatttttagtgaaattctaaaacaatcaaaatgagtatttcataaagattatatctttatgaaatccaatttttttatggggtggtgacagtgccactttaaatggtCCATTAGATGTTATTCCTACAGTTCCCAAAATATCCTCTGGGTGTCAGAGAACACAGAAGTTTCTTTTCTATTCTTGCTATGGCTCTGATTTCATTGGGGAGTAATGCACTAAATAATGAGTTATACAGAATGGATAATGGATTTGCAATTGGTTTCACAAAAGTGTGAAATTGAAAGATTTTTAAGAATTTTGTAGCTCAAGTATACGTTCACATTGGTTGTTATAAATTACCAGATTTATCCAATAAACCCCCCCATGTCTAATACTCGAAATATTATTGGTTGCTCTCATAGGATAAGAAACTGGCAGCTTTAtaccagatatttatatatatatatatctcaaatacaGGTTTTAAATCAAGATATAATTAATAGTCACATCTAATTGTCCAGTAAACTCATGGTCAGGTTAAtataatcagtttttttttacaaggaaTTGTTGGTAACTGAGCACTAAAATTGATAGATGATGAAGATCCTCGGTTTAACGAGTTAGGCTTGCTCATGCTTCCCAGAGAGTAAAGATCTGTATTACTTGTTTCTTGGCCTGTGAAAACATTTAGAAATAGAGCAAAACTGATATATAAAAGTTTAGTGTGTAGAAAgtgaattaataataattaaacaatagAAGCTGAAAACACTTGTGTGGTGTTAACCTTACTCCCCTCACCAGAACAATCAACAGTATGTGTATAAGTGAAAACCACTATAAATAGTGAAGCGATGACAACGGGGTGTATCTTAACAAAATACGTTTAATTAGACAaactatagtgcagatggtttagtATTCACAAAATAACTAAAACATTTAGAAATACTTACACAAAGTAATATAGAATCCACAATATTTACGTTTGATTTAGAGGATCTCTGTTTATTTTAAGCATTTAAACACATGTCACTGGATAGTTTGTGTATTTAAGGGACTGCACTAGGTGTTTACACATCGTCTTCTCTTCCATTTACAGGTGACTCCTTCTATggtcacagaaacacaccattttCTACCAAAGATAGAGATAATGACCGTCATAAAACGATTAGCTGTGCAAATAGTTACAAAGGTGCCTGGTGGTATACGGAGTGCCATATATCAAACCTGAATGGGCTGTATCTGCGGGGAACTCACAAAAGTGCGGCCAACGGGGTAAACTGGAAGACCGGCCGTGGTTACTATTATTCATATAAGATATCAGAGATGAAGATCCGACCTCAGTCTAACTAACTGCTCTCTGGTTGTCACTGTATACGTGGAGGAAACAATGTATTAGAATGGGCAAATAAAAATTCATATCAAATATTGACTGTAATCAGGCAGAAGGTCTGTGAATTCAACTGAAGATCAGTAATGTAAAAGTTTGGTAATACAGTGTTTCTCCGTATCCtgatgtgtaattttttttaaatcctttcatTGGTTTGAAAATTATAGACATTATAAACGTTACAATTGTGAATAAAATCACATGCGGAAATGTGACAGATTGCACATCAATCAGAATAAAACaagaaaattaatatattaattggGTATTATTGTCTACCTGCTCTCAGGTTATTATTAGGAcattccgtagagctttacaattatagaaaggggatatctGGAGGTGAAGAAACAATCTTATGACCTATTAGGATTTGAGGTAAGCAGACATATAACGTTAGGTGCAATGGTGGAACTACGCGGGAGGGAGAGGTGGTGAGCGAGATACCACCAGATGGCGGCCTAGGATTGCTGCAGCCctgggaattattattattttatacttatcaaaactcccccccccccccccacaccaattGCACCCTTGCTATACAATAGCCATGCATCAATCCTGGATTCCCGCCAGGGCTGAGAGGCGGCCCCAGGGCCTGGGAAGAGGCATTGACCCCACTATCGCCAACTCTATTGTGCCGCTGGTGGATCAGGAGTGAGGATCGGATCCCCAAATGTGAAATACACCATTTAAAGGATGCTGTTATTGCGCAAGGTGCAGTTCAAGgacttaaaataaatatttcaacgttttttaatatatttggtTGCACACCAACTTTTGGGTTTACTGTGtaatgtatatctatgtgtcagtgtgtatctgtgtgtgtatgtgtacgtgtgtttatctctgtgtcattgtgcatgtgtgtgtgtgtgtatatgtatctgtgtcagtgtgtatgtgtatatgtgtaccaatgtgtgtatctgtgtgtgcatgtgtatctgtgtgtgtgtgtgtgtatgtgtttctgtgtgtcagtgtatgtatatcttgtggatgtgtatgtgtgttcagtatgtatctgcatatgtatgtgtatctctgtgtcagtgtgtatctgtctgtctatgtatctggTTGTcactatgtatctgtgtgtctgtatgtatctgggtCTCAGtgggtatctgtgtttgtgtgtatgtgtatcttggtgacagtgtctgtgtgtgtgtgtgtgtgtcccactgtgtatgtctgtgtgtcaaggtgtgtgcatatgtgtctttctatgtgtatgtatgtgtcagtgtgtatatcaatgtatgtatttgtcagtgtgtttatatgtgtgtatctgtgtgttaatgagaatgtatgtggtagtgtgcaATCAAAtaccaacatgcaaacacacatctgcaatcatacacaaacattacataaaaatacactcctgcattcaaactccaaaatgatatccaaacacaccccttcattcaaacaccactaCTACACagaaatgtacatccacatttaaaagacaAGACTACATCCATCACACCGCAACACTCAAATATTACACACAAGTATACCATTGCATTTCAATGACAACAGTATGTGGAAATACAACCCTACTTGCAGACTAACACACGCTATACAAAAACACCCTTAAATTCTAACagacacactgctcacaaatacaaccctgcaaggatgggcaaatagtagatccccagctagcataGAAATGTACAATTGATGGGAATCTATATTTTGGCCACACTTGCGCTAGAGGGGGGGCCAAAACAATTTCTTGCACCGGGGCCCACTCTACATTAGTTCCTCCACTGGTTAGGTGACCTTCCCAGTGAGGCTGTCCGAACGAAAATTGAACCTGGGTGTCCCAATTTTAAGGTAGAGATATCACTACAACTCTAGCCAGGATCTAAAAACTCACCTTGTTCCTGGCATCAAGATTTTCACGGATATTCCACTGTTGGTTCCCTATTAGGATCACCTCAATGCTCATGATTGACTCCAAAAGATTAGAGTTCTCTTCTGTCTATTTAATAGCTGCCAACATTAGGTTGAAGATGGTCATGACTGACTACCCTTGAAGAAGGATAAGCAAGACTGCCCATACGAAGAACGCTACTCAAGCTTATGTGTACAGGCTGAAACACAGAGGAAGTTGTGCCTAGTGCGGCTGCACTGTttaaactttttataataaaacttgatataaatatataaggaaAGCTCATAGGAACACTGACCCATCTCAGGAAAATATTacttatataatttgtttttatattcccCTTGGCATGACAACATCTGACCATATACCAGTCATTGTCTGTGGATCATAGCTGGGTATCACTATGTATTTTACTGGCATACAATGGgtgcagaaagatacacacattgtttattatattgtgtgtgtgtgtgtgtgtgtgtgtgtgtgtgtgtgtgtgtgtgtgtgtgtgtgtgtgtgtgtgtgtgtgtgtgtgtgtgtgtgtgtttgtctgtctgtctgtttttttaGATTAATATGTATACATGTGTGAGTTAATTTATGTCATAACCCTTTTCTCAATATTTGGTAATATTTTCTACAATAATGTTTGCTTTTCCAAATCCACATAAACATGGAATCAAAttttgtcaaatatttttttccaaactcCAGAAAAAGTATCTGATTATCTCTGCAGCAGTTATTACAAAAAAACTTTGCAACGTTGTTACCAAATATTGCATCCATGAGCACTTCCTGCACTGTTCCCACACAAATCCGCTGTAACTGCTCATTAAACCAACAGACTATTGTgatcagggccgtttgaaggaatttgggggccccaagcaaaacggacatggaggcccccccaaactccaaccccccccaccccccacatgcacgctcaaggtctgggccccccggcgccccccccctctctccctcccccccctgagtccgcccacagggatgcagtgtctgcagggccggtgcaaggatttttgccgccctaggcaaaagtaaagtttgccgccccccatctgacatcacagtgccccacccatatgatctgccatgttaactaacacagtgctgcagtgccgccgtgtttacaataaaaggcctgcagggacaggctatagacaccagaaccactacattaagctacagtggttcaggggactatagtgtttctttaatgtgaggttaattagagattagtgccacgaataatatgctagattgcctacttacaaccagatgaggatgatgatgggcttcagctgccgtctggctccactggtctggtgtagaacaggctctctggaggtggtttgtaactgtggtcacaaaaatcaatgttctgggagaacgggaagcagctccattttttgagggccatttacacagtttaaggtctgggtcccagggtccaccttcatgttccaccaatgagtttgttcacagggttgtgtgtgtgtgtgggggggggggggatgtcctgatgtgtgtaaggaatgcattgtgtgaatctgtgtttgtatgtgtaagggctgcaaggtgagtttgtgtatgtatgggatgcagtgtgtgtgtctgtaaggcagtgtttcccagcccagtcctcaaggcacacctaccagtccaggatttaaggattacccagttttgtctaaggtgtttttagaaaaaaaagaaaaaacaccttagacacaactgggtcacccctaactcctggactggtaggtgtgccttgaggactgggttgggaaacactgctgtaagggatgcactgagtgtgtggaaggggtgcattgtgtgttgctgtgtgtaagggatgcattgcttgtgtatgtgtgtaatgcattgtgtgtttttctgtgtgcaaggggtgcattgtgtgtgtgatggatgtcaatctctccccctacccccgtcaatttccttcttctcccccccctctcattgccttctcccccccccctccaatttccttcttctccccctccctctcatttccttcctcccccctccaatttccttcctccccctccaatttctttcctctcccccctccaatttccttcctccctcccccctcaaatttccttcctctccccctccctcaaatgtccttcctctcccccccaaatttcctccctccctctccccccactccctcaaatttcctccctccctctccccccactccctcaaatttcctccctccctctcccccccacccactcaaactttctccctctcccccccactcaaatttactccctcccccccactcaaattttctccctccccccactcaaattttctccctcccccccactcaaattttctccctctccccctccctcaaatttccttcctctcccccccaaatttcctccctccctctcccccccattccctcaaatttcctccctccctctccccccactccctcaaatttcctccctctcccccccactccctcaaattttctccctctccccccactcaaattttctccctccccccactcaaattttctcactccccccccactcaaattttctccctctccccctccctcaaatttccttcctctcccccccccaaatttcctccctccctctccccccactccctcaaatttcctccctccctctcccccccactccctcaaatttcctccctccctctcccccccactccctcaaatttcctccctctctctcccccccacccactcaaattttctccctcccccccactcaaattttctccctccccccactcaaattttctccctccccccacactcaatttttctccctcccccccactcaaaattttctccctcccccccaaatgtcctccctctccccccaaatgtcctccctccctctcccccacccccactcactgaaatgtcctcccTGAGTCCCTGACACccggagggcgcgcgagggagcactctccctggctgagtgcttcctct
This DNA window, taken from Pelobates fuscus isolate aPelFus1 chromosome 9, aPelFus1.pri, whole genome shotgun sequence, encodes the following:
- the LOC134573287 gene encoding ficolin-1-B-like; translated protein: MRNCAYSSLSILVSLAAILCYAEDTCPDVKLIGVGESDKLAILRGCPGIPGTQGMQGVQGPAGPKGEKGSSGTPGKIGPTGVKGDKGATGAQGQKGDKGDPGVPAPGTAQNCKELLDYGASLSGWYTVYTSNGLPLTVYCDMETDGGGWLVFQRRMDGSVDFFRDWNSYKRGFGHQASEFWLGNDHIHQLTSTGTYDLRFDFMDFENNRTYATYSNFKITGENLNYTLSLGSFIGGTAGDSFYGHRNTPFSTKDRDNDRHKTISCANSYKGAWWYTECHISNLNGLYLRGTHKSAANGVNWKTGRGYYYSYKISEMKIRPQSN